In the Brevundimonas sp. MF30-B genome, CGACGGCCGGCCTGCGTTCGCTGGCCGCCGACGACACCGTCACCCGCGCCCTGACCACGCTGAAGGGTCGCGCCCGCGTCAAGCGCACCATGTGGTCGCGCCGCGCCCAGGAGTACGAAGCCAAGATCAACTCGGGCGACCTGATCTCGATCGCCGAAGTGGTCCGCGACCTGCACCGCGCCGACACCCAGCCGGAACAGTCCTACTCCGAGCGCCAGCTGTATGAATCGGCGCTGGACCGCATGGCGCGCGAAGTCGCCGCCGCCAATAAGATCGACAAGGACGCGGCTGTCGAACTGCTGGCCAAGTCGCTCAGCGCCAAGAAACCGATCGTACCGGCCGCCGAAGCCGCCTGATCGGCTGAAGCCTCAGACTTCTGGAAAGGCCCGGGTCCGCCCGGGCCTTTCTTGTTTCATGACCTGAGGCCGCGCAGCGCCAAGCCGTGGCGATAGGCGGCAATGTCGGCCAGCACCTCGTCCAGCGCCCCCTGTACGCGATCAAGCGCCGCCGGCGCCATGGTCGATGGGGCCGATTCCGCTTCGGCGCACAGCAGGGCCAGGCGGCGCGCTCCCACGCCCCCCGCCGTGCCCTTCAACGTATGTACGGCGTCCCGCCACCCCTCGATCTCCGGGCGCAGCAGCCGCGACCAAAGCGCCGCCTGTTCGACGAACAGGTCCAGCACCTCCTCCGACACGGCGTCGTCGCCGCCTGTCGTCGCTTCAAGGACGTTGAAATCCACTGCCCCAGTCAGGTCTCGCAGAGCCATGGCGCCCTCCCCCTCGGCGCCGCCCTGTCGGACGGCAGATCCTTCAGAAACGGCTTGCGCCCCGCAGCGCAAGCCTCTAAATGCAGCCCCCTTCGGCCAAGCGCCGAAGCCAGACGATCGGTCCGGGTGATTAGCTCAGTTGGTAGAGCAGCTGACTCTTAATCAGCGGGTCGTAGGTTCGAACCCTACATCACCCACCATCGTCGTATCGGCGCGCCTGCGCGTCGCTCGCTGGCAACCCGTGCAGATGTCGATCATCGGCCGATCCCCAATGCGTTGATGAGCCGTGGGCCACTAGCGTCGATTGCGACACACCCCATGTTCCCCGCCCCACGATCGCTAAAGGAGCAAGGCCATGTCGGCGCAGGAGCCAGCACGCAACACCGCATCCGGGACCGAAATTCCGCTTCTGGGCTTCGGGACTTGGCAGCTCGAGCCTGAAGACGCCCGCAGGATGGTCGCGGAGGCCATCGCGATCGGCTATCGCCACATCGACACGGCCTTCATCTACCACAACGAGGCCGCAGTGGGTCAGGGCATCGCCGACTCCGGCGTCGCGCGTGACGAGTTGTTCGTCACCACCAAGATCTGGGTGGACAATTTCCGCAACGGCGATCTGCAGAGGCAGGCGGAAGAGAGCGCCGGTCGGCTGGGCCTCACGCCCGACCTGTTGCTGCTGCACTGGCCCAAGGCCCGCCCGCCGCTGGCGGAGACCGTCGTGGCTCTCAACGATGCGCGACGCCGCGGCTTCACCCGCCATATCGGTCTGTCGAACTTTCCTTCGGCCGAGTTTCGACGGGCCGCGGCACTGTCGGACGCGCCGCTGATGACCAACCAGGTGGAGTACCACCCCTTCCTGTCGCAGAAGACCTTGATCGCAACAGCTTCGGCTCTGGGATCATCCATCACCGCCTGGTCTCCGCTCGCCCAGGGCCGGGTGGCCGACGACCCGGCCCTCCGCGACATCGCCGAAGCCCACGGCAAGACACCTGGACAAGTCGCCCTGCGCTGGCTGATTCAGCAGGATGTCATCGCCATCCCGCGGACGACCAAAGAGATTCGGGCACGCGAGAATTTCGACATCTTCGATTTCAATCTGACCGAGGACGAGATGGCCCGCATCCACGCCCTGGCGCGACCCGACGGCCGCATCGGCGATTGGCTGGACCCCGCATTTCGCTGGGACGCCGACTAGGCCGGCTCAGGGCTGGCGTTCGATCGTCAAAGCATACGGCCCGGTCTGGGCTGGGCCATAGCTTCGGGCGCGGACGACATAGACTCCGTCTTCTGGGGCCGTCCAATCCAGCCGGGCGTGGGTGTCCGACAGACCATCGTCATCGAACGCGAGGCGCCGAAACGGCTCGGCTTCGCGGCCGATCTCAACGAAGGCGTCGAACGCATTCGACACCATGGTCAGGCGCAGCTTGTCGCCCGCCTTCCCCTGAATTCTGTACATGTCGGCCAGCGCGCCGTCTTCAGTCAGCGTGTCGTCGTCATCCAACACGGCGCGAACGGTCGATCCGATCAACAGGCTCCCCGCCGCGGGCTGCGGCCCGCGGTCGATCAGTTCCAGTGAAAACAGCCCTGACGACCCCGCCCCCAGCGGCATGGCCCGGATGATGTAGTCACCCGTCGCCGGCGCTGTATAGCTGAGCTGCGCGTCTGTGCCTTCGCCAAGACCGTCGTCATCGCTGGCCGAAGCGACGAAGGGTTCTACCGCCTCTCCCAATTCCAGATAGGCGTCGAAATCCCCGGATCGCATGATCGCGCGTATGCGCTGGCCCTGCGCTGCCGAAAAGCGATAGGCCGCAAAGGGGCGCCCATTGTCATCAACCGAGCCATCCTCGCTCACCTCCCCCTGCACGGTCTGCCCGAAAGCTAGGGGCTCAGGTTTCGGAGGCGGCGGCAGTTCGTCGAGCGAAAGGCGGTAGGCCCCCTCGCCTCCTCCGCCGAAGGCGCGCGCCTCCACCACATAGCTCCCGTCGGCCGGCAGTTCGCGAATCAGCCGAGCGTCCGTGCCCTCGCCCAAGCCGTCGTCATCCGACCCAAGAGATTCACGCGAACCATCCGCCAGCTCGTGGAACAGCTCCAGATAGGCGTCGAAGTCCCCCGAGGTCAGGGTCATCCGTACCCGCTGGCCCTCACGTCCGTCGAAGCGAAATGCGTCGGCGCGCTGCCCGGCGTCGTTGACCGGACTGCTGTCTCCCAGCCGCCCTTCCGCAGGTTGGCCCACGGCGATCCCGCGCACGTCACCGCGCATGGGTCCGTCGCCGATGAGCAGGGTGAACGTCCCGTCACCATCCCCGGCGAACGAGGTGGCTCGGATCACGTAGTCGCCCCGCTCCGGAGCCGTGAAGACCAGGAAGGCGTTAAGCCCGTCGTCGCCATCGTCATTGGCGGCCAGTTCGTCGAACCCGCCCCGGCTCAGGCGGCCGATGCGCACCATCGGGTCGAAATCCGTGCTGTTCAGGCGAAGCGACACCCGCTGATCGCGGCTCAGCCGAAGCGAAAAATCTCGATACGCCCGACCCTCCTCGTCCTCGGGCGCAGTCGCGTCTAGACGCCCCTGGGTCTCTGAACCCACGCGTACGCCCTGCGGCCTTCCGGCCCTCGGCGGCGCTGCTCGTTCCGACACCGACAGGACGTATTCCCCCGTCTCATCCCCGCCCAGGCTCTGCGCGCGCAGGACGTAGACGCCGTCACGCGGCGCCGCGAAGCGCAAGCGGGCGTCTGTCCCCTGCCCCAGACCGTCGTCGTCGCTGGCCAAGGGCTCGTCGGCGGCGTCTTCATAGATCCCTAGCCAAGCGTCGAAGGCATCTGACCGCAGAACGGCCTCGATCCGCTGACCGGCGCGCAGCCTCAGGCGATAGTCCGCGCGTATCCCGGCCCCGGCCGACGCGTCGGCCTCGCTCAGAGAGCCCTCGACCGCCCGTCCTAGCTCCAGGGGCTGCGTCGTTTGCGCAGTGACGGAGGGGGCCAGCAGGCTCAACACGGCGCAGACGGACGCGGCGGCCAGATAGCGATTGCGCATGGAGGGGTCCCTGAAATGAATGACCGATCATAGACGCGCGGCGAGCCGATCTGTAAATCGCTCGGCATCGAAGTTTCGTCAGAATCCGGAGGCCCGCCATGGCGGACGAACCTGCGCGCGCCGACATCATCGACGGCAAGGCCTTCGCTGCGGTCCTGGTCGACCGCGTCGCCGTTGCGACGGCGCGGTTAAAGGCTGCGAACGGCGTCACGCCAGGCCTGGCGGTGGTCATCGTGGGCGAGGACGCCGCCAGCCAGCTCTACGTCCGCAACAAGGGCGAGACGACCCTTCGCGCCGGCATGCGGTCCGACACCCATCGCCTCTCGGCAGGCGCGACACAGGCTGAACTGCTGGACCTGATCGCCGAGCTGAACGCCGACGCGGGCATCCACGGCATCCTGGTCCAACTGCCTTTGCCCGACCACATCGACGCTGCGGCTGTGCTGGATGCGATCGACCCCGACAAGGATGTAGACGGCTTCCACGTCGTCAACGCCGGCCGGTTGGCCGTTGGACTGCCCGGTCTGGTGCCCTGCACGCCGTTGGGCTGCTTGATGCTGCTCAAGGATCGGCTCGGTTCTCTATCCGGCCTGAACGCTGTCGTCGTCGGCCGCTCCAACATCGTCGGCAAGCCCATGGCGCAGCTTCTTCTCGGCGAAAGCTGTACGGTCACCATCGCCCATTCCCGGACGCGCGACCTGGCCGCGCTGTGCCGCACCGCCGACATACTGATCGCGGCCGTCGGTAGAGCGGAAATGATCGGGGGCGACTGGATCAAGCCGGGCGCCACGGTGATCGACGTGGGTATCAATCGCGTGCCTTCCCGTGACCCGGCCAAGGCCGCCGAGGGGCGAACACGCGTCGTCGGCGACGTCGCCTTCGAGGAGGCGGCGCGTGTCGCGGGCGCCATCACCCCGGTGCCGGGCGGCGTAGGACCAATGACGATCGCCTGCCTGCTCGCCAACACCTACGCCGCCGCCTGTCGTGCAACCGGGTCTGACCCTGAGGATTTATCTCAATCCACTTGAAGGGGCGGTCCGGAACGTTGATATCTGCGCCCCTCGATCGCGAGGGGGAGGTTTCAATGATCGGTTCTGGCGCTCGGGCTCTTGCAATCGCTGTGGTTGTGGCGACGCCCCTTTCGGCCTGCGGCTACAACGCCATTCCGACCAAGCAGGAGCGCGCCGAGGCGGCCTGGGCCGACGTCCAGAGCCAATATCAGCGTCGCGCTGACCTGATCCCGAATCTGGTCGCCACCGTCCAGGCCGCAGCGGTTCAGGAACGGACCACCCTGACCCAGGTCACCGAAGCTCGGGCCCGCGCCACGGGGGTCACCGTAAGCCCCGAGACGCTCAACGATCCCGCCGCCTTCCAGCGCTACCAGGCCGCCCAGGGCGAACTGAGCCAGGCCCTCTCGCGCCTCCTGATGGTGGTGGAGAACTATCCGCAGCTCCAGGCCAACCAGAACTTCCTGACCCTTCAGGCCCAGTTGGAGGGCACCGAGAACCGGATCAACATCGCGCGGCGCGACTACAATGAAGCAGTGCGCGACTACAATACGTCGCTGCGCACTTTCCCGACCGTGCTGTGGGCCAAGACTGCGCACGCGGGCGCCCAGCCCATGCAGTTGTTTGCTGCATCGGCGGCGGCTCAGACTGCACCGACGGTGACCTTCGATTTGGGCGCTCCTGCCCAGCCTGCGGCGGCCGCCCAGTGAGGCTGGTGTCGCTGGCGCTAGCCAGCCTGGCGTTGCTGATTGGTCTGGCGGCTGCAGGCGATCTTCGCTCGCAACCCCGCTTCCCGCCACTCGAAGGTCCAGTGGTCGACCAGGCGGGCTTGCTGGACGAAGGCGCGCGCCAATCGCTCTCTCGCGACCTGTCGGCGCTCGAGGCCGATTCGGGGGCCCAGGTCGTGGTGGTCACGGTCGACAGCCTCCAGGGCTTGGAAATCGAGGACTACGGCTATCAGCTTGGCCGCGCGTGGGGCATCGGCCGGGAACGTCGCGACGACGGCGTGCTGCTGATCGTGGCGCCGGTCGAACGCAAGGTGCGGATCGAGGTCGGCTACGGCCTCGAGCCCGTGCTGACTGACGCCCTTTCAGCCCGCATCATCCATGACGAGATACTCCCAGAGTTCAGGCGAGGCGCTTTTCAGTCAGGCATTCTGCGAGGCGCCGACGCGATCGAGCGTCAGCTGCGCATGGAGCGAGCGGACGCCGAGGCGCTCGCAGCCCGCGCCCAGGCGCCGCGCACGGGTCTTCCGGCGGGCCCGATCATCGTCATCGCGCTGGTGTTTCTATGCATGTTCGTCGCGGCCTGGGGCGCCGCCGCGTCCAGCAGCGGGCGCAGGCGCAGGCGACGCGGGGTCGCGCCGATTCTCATCTGGGCTGCGAGCGACCTGCTAAGTCGGTCGACTGGCCCGACGCGTTCTCGCGGCCGCTGGGGCGGCGGGTTCGGCGGCGGTGGTTTTTCGGGCGGAGGCGGAAGTTTTGGCGGCGGCGGGGCCTCGGGCGGATGGTGATGCAGTTCACGGATCATGACCATCGCCGCGTCGCCGATGCGATCCGTCGCGCCGAGGCGACGACTTCGGGCGAGATATTCTGCGTGATCGCGCGCCAGGTGTCGTCCTACCGCGACGTGCCTCTGGCCTGGGCGGCGGCTTGTGCATTGATCCTGCCGCTTCTTCTGATCCCGCTCGGCTTCGACCCCGCCTGGTTTCCGGGCATCGCCGACAGTTGGGAAGCGGGCCATCTTGCGGCCCGCGACATCACGATCGGCAAGGCGCTCGCCGCCTATGGAGTCCTGCAGGCCGCTGTGTTCCTCACGGTGTTCATGGTCGTCTCCATTCCCGCGGTCCGCTATCGTCTGACGCCGCGGCCCATGCGACGCGCCCGCGTCCGCCGCGCAGCGATGCAACAGTTCCTTTCCCATGGGCTTCAGTACACCGAGGATCGCACTGGGGTGCTCATCTTCGCGGCCTTGGAGGATCATCGTGTGGAGATCATCGTCGACGAAGGCATCCATGAGCGGGTGGATCGCGAGGTCTGGGGGGATGCCGTCGAAGCGATGACGCGACAGCTCAAAAAGGGTCGTCCGGTCGAGGGGTTCGAGATCGCGATCGCGCTCTGCGGCCAGGTGCTGGCTCAGGAGTTTCCGCCGGCGCCCAGGGACCGTAATGAACTGGCTGATCGGCTGATCGTGCTGTAACGCCCGATTAGGGTCGCAATCACCTCCGAAAGAGCTGCGGCCAAGCCGGGATCTCATGCCTCGTCTTCTGACTTACAATGTGCACCGCTGTCTGGGTGTCGACAGACGTCTGGACGTCGATCGCATCGTCCATGTCATAGCCGAACACGAGCCGGACATCGTCTGCCTCCAGGAGCTGGATGTCGGGCGCGCGCGGACGGGCGGGGTCGATCAGGCCGAAGAGATAGCCTCCCGCCTTTCGATGGTGTCGAGGTTCCATCCGGCGATGCGCGT is a window encoding:
- a CDS encoding CarD family transcriptional regulator, which encodes MTNKSGLEFKVGDAVVYPAHGVGKVAAVETQEVAGMSLEVYVVTFDHEKMTLRVPTKKAATAGLRSLAADDTVTRALTTLKGRARVKRTMWSRRAQEYEAKINSGDLISIAEVVRDLHRADTQPEQSYSERQLYESALDRMAREVAAANKIDKDAAVELLAKSLSAKKPIVPAAEAA
- a CDS encoding Hpt domain-containing protein gives rise to the protein MALRDLTGAVDFNVLEATTGGDDAVSEEVLDLFVEQAALWSRLLRPEIEGWRDAVHTLKGTAGGVGARRLALLCAEAESAPSTMAPAALDRVQGALDEVLADIAAYRHGLALRGLRS
- a CDS encoding aldo/keto reductase, coding for MSAQEPARNTASGTEIPLLGFGTWQLEPEDARRMVAEAIAIGYRHIDTAFIYHNEAAVGQGIADSGVARDELFVTTKIWVDNFRNGDLQRQAEESAGRLGLTPDLLLLHWPKARPPLAETVVALNDARRRGFTRHIGLSNFPSAEFRRAAALSDAPLMTNQVEYHPFLSQKTLIATASALGSSITAWSPLAQGRVADDPALRDIAEAHGKTPGQVALRWLIQQDVIAIPRTTKEIRARENFDIFDFNLTEDEMARIHALARPDGRIGDWLDPAFRWDAD
- a CDS encoding PPC domain-containing protein, which produces MRNRYLAAASVCAVLSLLAPSVTAQTTQPLELGRAVEGSLSEADASAGAGIRADYRLRLRAGQRIEAVLRSDAFDAWLGIYEDAADEPLASDDDGLGQGTDARLRFAAPRDGVYVLRAQSLGGDETGEYVLSVSERAAPPRAGRPQGVRVGSETQGRLDATAPEDEEGRAYRDFSLRLSRDQRVSLRLNSTDFDPMVRIGRLSRGGFDELAANDDGDDGLNAFLVFTAPERGDYVIRATSFAGDGDGTFTLLIGDGPMRGDVRGIAVGQPAEGRLGDSSPVNDAGQRADAFRFDGREGQRVRMTLTSGDFDAYLELFHELADGSRESLGSDDDGLGEGTDARLIRELPADGSYVVEARAFGGGGEGAYRLSLDELPPPPKPEPLAFGQTVQGEVSEDGSVDDNGRPFAAYRFSAAQGQRIRAIMRSGDFDAYLELGEAVEPFVASASDDDGLGEGTDAQLSYTAPATGDYIIRAMPLGAGSSGLFSLELIDRGPQPAAGSLLIGSTVRAVLDDDDTLTEDGALADMYRIQGKAGDKLRLTMVSNAFDAFVEIGREAEPFRRLAFDDDGLSDTHARLDWTAPEDGVYVVRARSYGPAQTGPYALTIERQP
- a CDS encoding bifunctional methylenetetrahydrofolate dehydrogenase/methenyltetrahydrofolate cyclohydrolase; this encodes MADEPARADIIDGKAFAAVLVDRVAVATARLKAANGVTPGLAVVIVGEDAASQLYVRNKGETTLRAGMRSDTHRLSAGATQAELLDLIAELNADAGIHGILVQLPLPDHIDAAAVLDAIDPDKDVDGFHVVNAGRLAVGLPGLVPCTPLGCLMLLKDRLGSLSGLNAVVVGRSNIVGKPMAQLLLGESCTVTIAHSRTRDLAALCRTADILIAAVGRAEMIGGDWIKPGATVIDVGINRVPSRDPAKAAEGRTRVVGDVAFEEAARVAGAITPVPGGVGPMTIACLLANTYAAACRATGSDPEDLSQST
- a CDS encoding LemA family protein, with protein sequence MIGSGARALAIAVVVATPLSACGYNAIPTKQERAEAAWADVQSQYQRRADLIPNLVATVQAAAVQERTTLTQVTEARARATGVTVSPETLNDPAAFQRYQAAQGELSQALSRLLMVVENYPQLQANQNFLTLQAQLEGTENRINIARRDYNEAVRDYNTSLRTFPTVLWAKTAHAGAQPMQLFAASAAAQTAPTVTFDLGAPAQPAAAAQ
- a CDS encoding YgcG family protein: MRLVSLALASLALLIGLAAAGDLRSQPRFPPLEGPVVDQAGLLDEGARQSLSRDLSALEADSGAQVVVVTVDSLQGLEIEDYGYQLGRAWGIGRERRDDGVLLIVAPVERKVRIEVGYGLEPVLTDALSARIIHDEILPEFRRGAFQSGILRGADAIERQLRMERADAEALAARAQAPRTGLPAGPIIVIALVFLCMFVAAWGAAASSSGRRRRRRGVAPILIWAASDLLSRSTGPTRSRGRWGGGFGGGGFSGGGGSFGGGGASGGW
- a CDS encoding TPM domain-containing protein, yielding MIARQVSSYRDVPLAWAAACALILPLLLIPLGFDPAWFPGIADSWEAGHLAARDITIGKALAAYGVLQAAVFLTVFMVVSIPAVRYRLTPRPMRRARVRRAAMQQFLSHGLQYTEDRTGVLIFAALEDHRVEIIVDEGIHERVDREVWGDAVEAMTRQLKKGRPVEGFEIAIALCGQVLAQEFPPAPRDRNELADRLIVL